Below is a genomic region from Nocardioides panacis.
GTCGCCGGCGCGGGTGCGCCACTGCATCTCGCCGCTGTAGGCCATGAACAGCACCGGGCGGACCACGTGGTCGGCGAGCGCCTGGGCGTAGCCGTAGGTGTAGTCCGCGACACTGCGCCCGACGCCGTCGGGGTCCGGGGTGTAGGACACGAACGGGATCGGGTTGATGTCGGAGCGGAACGGCGTGCCGGTCAGCGCGAGGCGGCGCTGGGCCGGCTCGAAGGCCTCGCGCACCGCGTCGCCCCACGACATCGCGTCGCCGGCGTGGTGCACCTCGTCGAGGATCACCAGCGTCTTGAACCGCTCCGTGCGGATCCGGTGCGCGAGCGGGTTGACCGCGACGCCCGCGTAGGTCACCGCGACCCCGACGTAGTCCTGGCTGGTCCGGCCCTTCTTGCCGGAGTACGTCGGGTCGATCGGGATGCCGGCGCGCGCGGCGGCCTCGGCCCACTGGGTCTTGAGGTGCTCGGTCGGGGCCACGACGGTCACCCGGTCGACGACCCGGCGCGAGAGCAGCTCGGCGGCCACGGTGAGCGCGAAGGTGGTCTTGCCGGCGCCCGGGGTGGCGACCGCCAGGAAGTCCTTGGGGTTCGCGGTGAAGTACGACTCGAGCGCGGCGGTCTGCCAGGCCCGCAGCTTGGTGGCCGTGCCCCAGGCGGCGCGGTCGGGGTAGGCCGGGGGGAGCTCCTTGGGCGGAGCGGGAACGAGGCCGGGGAGTTCGGAGTCAGTCACGTCTCTCGCGGAGGGGGTGCGTGGGTCAGCAGGGCGGAGGCGGAGCGGTTACTCCTCGTCGTCCTTCCGGAGGTTCTCCCACGCGTCCTTGCACTCCGGGCAGACCGGGTACTTCTCCGGGTCCCGGCTCGGCACCCACGTCTTGCCGCACAGCGCGACGACGGGCGTGCCCATCACCATCGCCTCGGTGAGCTTGTCCTTCTCGACGTAGTGCGAGAAGCGCTCGTGGTCACCGTCGTCGGTCGGCAGGGTCCGACGATCCTCGATCGTCTCGGCTCCGGGGCTCATCTGGGTGCTCACGGTGACCGAGTCTAACGTCAGTTCAAGGTCGGGTCGGCGGGTTGGGTGGACACCCAGGCCAGCTCGCCCGGCTGCCGGCGCAGCACCCGCATCCACAGACCGGCCGGGTCGGTGCCGAACAGGTCCTCGGCCAGGGACGGCACGACGTACCAGGACCCCTCGGCGATCTCCTCCCGGAGCTGCTCGTCCCCCCCCACCCGGCGTACCCGGCGAACACCCGCATCCCGGTCAGGGCCGGCGCGACGATCTCGGTGGGCGTGTCGAGGTCCACGATCCCCACGTCGTCGTACAGCCGGCGGAAGCCCACCGGCTCGACGTTCGGGTCGACGCCGTAGGTCATCGAGGCGCCGACCGCGAGCGCCGAGTCGGTGCTGACCGGGCCGCCCTGGAACAGCACGTCGGGGGTGCGCACCACGTCGTCCCAGCCGGGCAGCACGTCGCTGACCAGCACCGTCGAGGGCCGGTTCAGGACCACCCCGAGCGCGCCGTTGTCGTCGAGGTCGAGGACCAGGACGACCGTGTGCTCGAAGTTGGGGTCCAGCAGGGCCGGGGTGGCGACCAGCAGGTCGCCGACGCGCAGGCGCGCAGCCCTGTGGTCAGGCATGCGCCGAGGCGGCGCTCTTGTGCGCCTCCGCGGCCGTGCGTACGGCGGTCGCGACCGCCGTGTGCACGTCGGCGTGGAACACGCTCGGGATGATGTAGTTCGCGTTCAGCTCGTCGGCCGTCACGGCCCCGGCGATCGCCTCCGCCGCGGCGACCAGCAGGGTGTCGTCGATCTGGTTCGCCGAGGCGTCCAGCAGCCCGCGGAACACGCCCGGGAAGGCCAGCACGTTGTTGATCTGGTTCGGGTAGTCGGAGCGGCCGGTGGCCACCACCGCTGCGTGCCGGCGGGCCACCCCCGGGTCGATCTCGGGCACCGGGTTGGCGAGCGCGAAGACGATCGACCCCTCGGCCATCCGGGCCACGTCGTCGCCGTCGATGACGTTCGGCGCGGACACCCCGATGAACACGTCGGCGTCCACGATGGCGTCGTGCATCGTGCCGGTGAGGCCCTTCTTGTTGGTCGCCTCCGCCAGGGCGAACAGCGACTCGTGCAGACCGGGACGCTCGCGGTAGACCACGCCCTCCACGTCGGCGACCACCACGTCCTGGGCGCCGGCCTCGAGGAGCAGGCGCAGGATCGCCGTGCCGGCGGCACCCGCCCCCGACATCACGATGCGCACCGCGGACAGCTGCTTGCCGACCACCCGCAGGGCGTTGGTCAGCGCGGCCAGCACCACGATCGCGGTGCCGTGCTGGTCGTCGTGGAACACCGGGATGTCGAGGATCTCGCGCAGCCGCGCCTCGATCTCGAAACAGCGCGGCGCGGAGATGTCCTCGAGGTTGATGCCGGCGAAGCCCGGGGACACCGCGCGGACGATCTCCACGATCAGGTCGGGGTCCTGGGTGTCCAGGCACAGCGGCCAGGCGTCGATGCCGGCGAACCGCTTGAACAGGGCGGCCTTGCCCTCCATGACCGGCAGCGCCGCGGCGGGCCCGATGTTGCCCAGGCCGAGCACCGCGGAGCCGTCGGTGACGACCGCGACCGAGTTGCGCTTGACGGTCAGCCGGCGGGCGTCCTCGGGGTTGGCGACGATCGCCTCGCAGACGCGCGCCACCCCGGGCGTGTAGACCATCGAGAGGTCGTCCCGGTTGCGGATGGGGTGCTTGGAGGCCATCTCGATGGTGCCGCCGAGGTGCATCAGGAAGGTCCGGTCGGAGACCTTGTGCACCGCGACGCCCTCGATCGAGCGCAGCGCGTCGACGATCCGGTCCGCGTGGGCGGTGTCGGACGCGGCGCAGGTGACGTCGATGCGGAGCTTGTCGTGGCCCGAGGCGGTGACGTCGAGGGCGGTGACGATCCCCCCGGCCTCCTCGACGCAGCTGGTCAGCATGCTGATCGCCGAGCCGCCGGCAGGCAGCTCGAGGCGGACGGTGATCGAGTAGGAGATGCTCGGTTGACCGGAGCGCGATTCGGTAGCCACGCACGACATCGTGCCACGTCCGGTCAGGCTGCCTGGTGCACCGTCGTCCGTGCCCGCTCCTCGAGCCGCTCCCCGACGCGTACGGCGGCCACGTCGGCGCCGTACGCCAGGCCGGCCAGCACCGCGAGCATCGCGGCCTCCTTGCGGTGCGCCCGCTCGAGCGTCTCGCCGACCTCGGGGCTCGCCGGTGCGGCCCGCTGCTCGTCGAGGACCCGGCGGACTCCCGCGAGCCCGGTGGCGGCGTCGCGCCAGCCGGAGACCACCGCGGACTCCAGGTCGTCGGGCTGGTCCTGGAGGGCGCGCTCGATGCTGCCGGCCAGGCGGGTGTGCCAGCGCAGCTGGAGGGCGGCGACCAGGTGGTGGGCGTCGCCGAAGGCCTCGGTGACGCCGGGCAGCTCCGTCGGGAGCACCCCGTCGCGGCGGGCCTCGGCCTCGGCCACGACGTCGCGGAGAACGTCTCCGCGGTGGTGGAAAGCATCCCAGGTCATGGACTGCTCCTTTCTCACATACCGTTGGTACGTACTCAGAGTACGTTTACATACTCTCGGTATGCAAGCGGGCGTCGGACCGGGCAGGCCCCCCTATGCTCGGGGGATGACCGCGAAGGCCGCGCTGCGCAAGGTGTCCGGCACCTCCCGCCGCCAGGAGTACTCCGCCTCCACCCGCCGCGCCCTGGTGGAGGTGGCCACCGACCTGTTCACCGACCGCGGCTACGCCGGGACCAGCCTCGACGAGATCGTCGCGGGCGCGCGGGTCACCAAGGGTGCGCTCTACCACCACTTCAGCGGCAAGCAGGCGCTGTTCGAGTCCGTGTTCGAGAAGGTCGAGGAGCGGGCCGCCAAGGACATCCAGCACGCCGTCCGCGGGCACCGCGACCCGTGGGAGAAGGCGCTGGGCGGGCTGCGGGCGTTCCTCGAGGTGCTCCAGGAGCCCCGCTACCGGCGCATCGTGATCGCCGACGGCCCCGCGGTCCTGGGCTACGAGAAGTACCGCGAGCAGGAGGAGCGCACGACCTTCGGGATCGTCCAGGAGATCGTCTCCGCGGTCCTCGCGACCTACGAGCTCGAGGCGAGCATGGTCGAGACGTTCAGCCGGGTGTTCTTCGGCGCGATGTCGGCGGCCGGTGCGGCGGTGTCGACCGCCGAGGACCCGCGCCGGGCGAGCGAGGAGGTGGAGGCCGCGATCGCCTACATCCTGGCCGGCCTGCGGGCGATGGCCGAGTCCGGCGCCCCGATCCCCCGGCCCGCCGACCTCGCCCCCGTCGCGCCGCGGCACGACGACGGGGACGAGCCGGGCGAGGTGTCCTGAGGCCGGCTACCCGGCTACCCGGCTACCCGGCTGCCCGGCTACTTGGTGATGGTGACGTTGCCGCCGCTCTGCGGCACGAGCTCCACCCAGGTGTGCCCGGCCGGGACCGGCAGCTTGCCGGCCCTGGTGCTCAACGAGACCGTCGAGTCCAGCGACTTCTTCCAGGTGCCGCGCACGACCCGGCCGCCGTGGAAGAGCATCGCGCTCCCGCTGCCGGTGAACTTCGTCTCCGGCACCGGGTTGCCCGCCGGGTCCTTGTAGCCCGCGTCGCCCACCCGCACCCGCAGCACCAGGACGTTGTCGGGCCGGAACTGGTCGCCGGAGGCGGCGAAGCTGTTCTGGTTGGTGTACTTCCCGCCGGCGAACGTCCAGTTCGTGGTGTGGCCGCCGGAGAACGTCGCGGCCAGGCCCTTGGCGGGCTGCCCCTTGGGCAGGTCCTTCGCCGAGCCGAACGGCAGGTAGCTGTCGACCCGGTCCTTGGCCTTCACCTGGTGGCTGAGCTTCTTGAGGTCCATGAACAGGTTGTACGGCGCCGAGCGGCTCGTGTCGCGGCTGTAGCCGGTCGCGCCCTCGGTGAACGACGTGATCCCGGCGTCCTTGATGCGACGCACCGTCGGGGGCGCCCCGCCGCTGGCGACCAGGACCGCCTTGGCGGGCTTCACGATGCCGATGTCGGTGGCGCGCATCGAGCGGACCGGGCCCACCCGGTTCGGGACGTGCTTGTAGAAGAACACCGCCAGGCGCGTGCTGCCGCCCTCGACGAGCTCCTCGGTGATCAGGTCCGCCCGGCCCAGGCCCTGCTGCGGGCTGCTGCTCGCGGTGTTGTCGATCTTCACGATCATCACCGGGTGGCGCGGGGTCTTCCCCTTCGCCGGCTCGCCGGTCAGCGGCCACTCGCCGGCCACGGTCAGGCCCTGCGCGGTCTCCTGCGCGTCGGGCGTGCCGTTGCCGTTCGCGTCCGCGGTGGAGTCCTTGTTGCAGCCGGACAGCGCCAGCGCGGCGGTCAGCCCGAGGGCCACCAGGACGGGTCCGCGACGCCGGCGGGCGCGCGAATCATGAGTGAATGCATCGATGCGGGGGGAATTGCCAACCATGCGAACCAGTGTGGCGCAGGGAGAGGCCGTCCCGGTCGACCACCCCTCCCCGCGCGCGTGTCGCGACCGGTCAGATCTTGGCGCCGCCGTCGACGTACAGCGTCTGGCCGGTGATGAACGACGCCTCGTCGCTGCACAGGAACGCGGCGGTGGCCGCGATGTCGGCCGGCTGCCCGACCCGGCGCACGGGGGTGGCCGCGGCGGCCGCCTCGCGGTAGGCCTCCGGCTCCATGCCGACCCGGCGCGCGGTGGCGTCGGTCATGTCGGTGACGATGAAGCCGGGGGCGATCGCGTTGACGTTCACGCCGAACGGGCCGAGCTCGATGGCCAGCGTACGGGTGAAGCCCTGCAGGCCCATCTTGGCGGCCGAGTAGTTCGCCTGGCCGCGGTTGCCGAGGGCGGAGACCGAGGAGAGGTTCAGGATCTTCCCGTACTTCGCCTTCACCATGTGCTTCTGCACCTCGCGGCTCATCAGGAAGCTGCCCTTGAGGTGCACGCCCATGACGGCGTCCCAGTCCTCCTCGGTCATCTTGAAGAGCAGGTTGTCGCGGGTGACGCCGGCGTTGTTGACCAGCACGTCGACCTGGCCGAGCTGCTCGACGACCGAGGCGACGGCCGCCTCGACCGACGCGGCGTCGGAGACGTTGCAGGCCACG
It encodes:
- a CDS encoding DUF3039 domain-containing protein; protein product: MSTQMSPGAETIEDRRTLPTDDGDHERFSHYVEKDKLTEAMVMGTPVVALCGKTWVPSRDPEKYPVCPECKDAWENLRKDDEE
- a CDS encoding YqgE/AlgH family protein; translation: MPDHRAARLRVGDLLVATPALLDPNFEHTVVLVLDLDDNGALGVVLNRPSTVLVSDVLPGWDDVVRTPDVLFQGGPVSTDSALAVGASMTYGVDPNVEPVGFRRLYDDVGIVDLDTPTEIVAPALTGMRVFAGYAGWGGTSSSGRRSPRGPGTSCRPWPRTCSAPTRPVCGCGCCAGSRASWPGCPPNPPTRP
- a CDS encoding NAD-dependent malic enzyme, whose amino-acid sequence is MATESRSGQPSISYSITVRLELPAGGSAISMLTSCVEEAGGIVTALDVTASGHDKLRIDVTCAASDTAHADRIVDALRSIEGVAVHKVSDRTFLMHLGGTIEMASKHPIRNRDDLSMVYTPGVARVCEAIVANPEDARRLTVKRNSVAVVTDGSAVLGLGNIGPAAALPVMEGKAALFKRFAGIDAWPLCLDTQDPDLIVEIVRAVSPGFAGINLEDISAPRCFEIEARLREILDIPVFHDDQHGTAIVVLAALTNALRVVGKQLSAVRIVMSGAGAAGTAILRLLLEAGAQDVVVADVEGVVYRERPGLHESLFALAEATNKKGLTGTMHDAIVDADVFIGVSAPNVIDGDDVARMAEGSIVFALANPVPEIDPGVARRHAAVVATGRSDYPNQINNVLAFPGVFRGLLDASANQIDDTLLVAAAEAIAGAVTADELNANYIIPSVFHADVHTAVATAVRTAAEAHKSAASAHA
- a CDS encoding TetR/AcrR family transcriptional regulator; protein product: MTAKAALRKVSGTSRRQEYSASTRRALVEVATDLFTDRGYAGTSLDEIVAGARVTKGALYHHFSGKQALFESVFEKVEERAAKDIQHAVRGHRDPWEKALGGLRAFLEVLQEPRYRRIVIADGPAVLGYEKYREQEERTTFGIVQEIVSAVLATYELEASMVETFSRVFFGAMSAAGAAVSTAEDPRRASEEVEAAIAYILAGLRAMAESGAPIPRPADLAPVAPRHDDGDEPGEVS
- a CDS encoding DUF3048 domain-containing protein, with translation MALGLTAALALSGCNKDSTADANGNGTPDAQETAQGLTVAGEWPLTGEPAKGKTPRHPVMIVKIDNTASSSPQQGLGRADLITEELVEGGSTRLAVFFYKHVPNRVGPVRSMRATDIGIVKPAKAVLVASGGAPPTVRRIKDAGITSFTEGATGYSRDTSRSAPYNLFMDLKKLSHQVKAKDRVDSYLPFGSAKDLPKGQPAKGLAATFSGGHTTNWTFAGGKYTNQNSFAASGDQFRPDNVLVLRVRVGDAGYKDPAGNPVPETKFTGSGSAMLFHGGRVVRGTWKKSLDSTVSLSTRAGKLPVPAGHTWVELVPQSGGNVTITK
- the fabG gene encoding 3-oxoacyl-ACP reductase FabG yields the protein MSRYEGRVAVVTGAARGIGAATARRFADEGAAVAVLDLDQESAAATAAGLGAAQAIGVACNVSDAASVEAAVASVVEQLGQVDVLVNNAGVTRDNLLFKMTEEDWDAVMGVHLKGSFLMSREVQKHMVKAKYGKILNLSSVSALGNRGQANYSAAKMGLQGFTRTLAIELGPFGVNVNAIAPGFIVTDMTDATARRVGMEPEAYREAAAAATPVRRVGQPADIAATAAFLCSDEASFITGQTLYVDGGAKI